The Desmonostoc muscorum LEGE 12446 genome includes a region encoding these proteins:
- a CDS encoding Uma2 family endonuclease yields MTAAKNPEIPAEITIHTEAEDIIIPPSDLWSDEPSLESDLHRDQIELLLACLKWWWRNRTDFYATGNLTIYYSPEQITTREFRGPDFFVVLGCENRPRKSWVLWAEQGKYPNVIIELLSNSTAKVDKGLKFELYQETFRTPEYFWFHPNTLEFKGFRLVGGKYQPLEANADGWLWSQQLELFLGVYESKLRFFNADKQLVATPEERAQAAEREAETAHQQVEELKAKLKALGVDTDRLES; encoded by the coding sequence ATGACGGCTGCCAAGAATCCTGAAATCCCTGCTGAAATAACTATACATACGGAAGCAGAAGATATTATCATTCCACCTAGTGATTTATGGAGTGATGAGCCTTCTTTGGAAAGCGATTTGCACCGTGACCAAATTGAACTACTATTGGCGTGTCTGAAATGGTGGTGGCGTAACCGTACTGATTTTTATGCTACTGGAAATTTGACTATTTACTATAGCCCAGAACAGATTACCACGCGAGAGTTTAGAGGGCCAGATTTTTTTGTCGTTTTGGGATGTGAAAATCGCCCCCGCAAAAGTTGGGTATTATGGGCGGAACAAGGAAAGTATCCGAATGTGATTATTGAATTACTTTCTAATAGCACTGCTAAAGTTGACAAAGGTCTGAAGTTTGAACTTTACCAAGAGACTTTTCGCACGCCGGAATATTTTTGGTTTCACCCCAATACTTTGGAGTTTAAAGGCTTTCGTTTAGTGGGTGGTAAGTATCAACCTTTGGAAGCAAATGCTGATGGGTGGCTGTGGAGTCAGCAGTTAGAGTTATTTTTGGGAGTTTATGAGTCAAAATTACGATTTTTTAACGCGGATAAGCAGTTAGTAGCGACTCCAGAAGAAAGGGCACAAGCAGCAGAACGAGAAGCTGAAACAGCACATCAGCAAGTGGAAGAACTGAAGGCTAAATTGAAGGCGTTGGGAGTTGATACTGATAGGTTAGAGTCGTAG
- a CDS encoding phosphodiester glycosidase family protein: MSKKRLLLLFMAIAAASLLPGCQKIAANSVPKASKICPGKNPKFSIDFFKTNNQGQKNPRGINHVIIFNPKSPELDFKVNLGLSHKLYAKDAQGKLRKEYVPKQFRELIVGDNAKLNGRLPIAAINADYIDTADKPQGLNISRGVEYSGAFKNKRSSFGISGGSPTQRQATIQAGRRKSDVLNYNLVGGNGRFYRQGQFKNICQDLGEFACQGATNRSMAAITNQGYVILLVNDAKANSDIELSEINQELLPEKFDNVLEGIASKNCLGKIQEGILFDGGMSPGLYYNQKTYVENYGPIGSVFLIYKK; this comes from the coding sequence ATGTCTAAAAAAAGATTACTTTTGTTATTTATGGCGATCGCTGCTGCAAGCTTGTTACCAGGTTGTCAAAAAATTGCAGCCAATTCAGTACCAAAAGCATCTAAAATTTGTCCTGGTAAAAATCCCAAATTCAGTATTGATTTTTTTAAAACTAATAATCAAGGACAGAAAAATCCCAGAGGTATTAACCATGTGATTATTTTTAATCCTAAATCACCAGAATTAGATTTTAAAGTTAATCTTGGTTTATCTCATAAACTCTACGCCAAAGATGCCCAGGGAAAACTACGGAAAGAATATGTACCAAAACAGTTTCGTGAACTTATCGTTGGTGATAATGCCAAATTAAATGGACGGCTACCCATTGCCGCAATTAACGCCGATTATATAGATACCGCTGATAAACCACAAGGCTTAAATATTTCTCGTGGCGTAGAATATTCAGGAGCATTTAAAAATAAGCGTTCTTCCTTTGGTATATCAGGAGGTTCACCCACACAACGACAAGCTACTATCCAAGCTGGTAGAAGAAAAAGTGATGTTCTCAATTACAATTTAGTAGGCGGTAATGGCAGATTTTATCGTCAGGGTCAATTTAAAAATATTTGTCAAGATTTGGGAGAATTTGCTTGTCAAGGAGCAACTAATCGCTCTATGGCAGCTATCACTAATCAAGGATATGTAATACTATTAGTTAATGACGCGAAAGCTAATTCCGATATTGAACTATCTGAAATTAATCAAGAGTTACTACCAGAGAAATTTGATAATGTCTTGGAAGGCATTGCTAGCAAGAACTGTTTAGGCAAGATTCAAGAAGGAATTTTATTTGATGGAGGTATGTCTCCAGGATTGTATTACAACCAAAAAACCTATGTAGAAAATTATGGCCCCATTGGTTCAGTTTTTTTGATTTATAAAAAATAA
- a CDS encoding DUF2358 domain-containing protein, protein MDIIEIIKEDYQRFPVNQTYSIYAPDVYFQDPLNKFRGVKRYKEMINFIQTWFLNPKMDLHNIQRLGNTIKTEWTLSWNTPVPWKPRISIPGWSELGLNSDGLIVSHVDYWNCSRLDVVKQHFFSSKN, encoded by the coding sequence ATGGATATCATTGAAATTATCAAAGAAGACTATCAAAGATTCCCAGTCAATCAAACTTACAGCATTTATGCTCCAGACGTTTATTTTCAAGATCCACTGAATAAATTTCGTGGAGTTAAACGCTACAAAGAAATGATTAATTTTATCCAGACTTGGTTTTTAAATCCCAAGATGGATTTACATAATATTCAACGTTTGGGAAACACAATTAAAACAGAGTGGACACTCAGTTGGAATACCCCTGTCCCTTGGAAGCCACGTATCTCCATCCCTGGTTGGAGTGAATTAGGTCTTAATTCTGATGGTTTAATTGTCTCCCATGTTGATTATTGGAATTGTTCGCGCCTAGACGTGGTGAAGCAGCATTTTTTCTCTTCAAAAAATTGA
- a CDS encoding DUF4912 domain-containing protein, which produces MAKERPPLEEMTLRQLRRVASEYSISRYSRMRKSQLLASIQEVQRSKISLSPSRSLEAQETVEAAKFELGQEDRTGGSLADVDEGLPDLPSGYGDSRIVLLPRDPQWAYTYWDVPNEHKEELRRQGGQQLALRIYDVTDIDIDFQSPHSIQEYPADELAREWYLPIPVSDRDYVIDIGYRAADGRWLILARSARVHIPPVYPSDWIEDVFITVNFEEDLRGKTQYELVPPAKKVATAANGVNGNPIYDQIFGLAESAEAQRVAGSLFGSMQQVPGSARPEQAISSYIFPSGVGAWAVPTASGLTMSGVGMSGVGFSASAVPVRPRKFWLIADAELIVYGATEPDATVTIGGRPIKLNPDGTFRFQMSFQDGLIDYPILAVAADGEQTRSIHMKFNRETPSRNTNTKEDAVLEWLS; this is translated from the coding sequence ATGGCAAAAGAACGCCCGCCACTAGAGGAGATGACCTTACGGCAACTACGTAGAGTTGCCAGCGAATATAGCATCTCTCGCTATAGCCGAATGCGTAAATCCCAACTGCTGGCATCAATTCAAGAAGTCCAGCGCAGCAAAATTTCGCTCAGTCCATCTCGTTCATTGGAGGCACAAGAAACCGTGGAAGCAGCTAAATTTGAATTAGGTCAGGAAGATCGTACTGGTGGATCTCTTGCTGATGTTGATGAAGGACTCCCAGATCTGCCCTCTGGTTATGGTGACAGCCGGATTGTACTTTTACCCCGCGATCCTCAATGGGCTTACACCTACTGGGATGTTCCCAATGAACATAAAGAAGAACTGCGTCGCCAAGGCGGACAACAACTGGCACTGCGGATTTATGATGTTACCGACATCGATATCGATTTCCAAAGCCCCCACAGCATCCAAGAATATCCTGCTGATGAACTAGCAAGAGAATGGTATCTACCAATTCCAGTTAGCGATCGCGATTATGTCATTGATATCGGTTATCGCGCTGCTGATGGTCGCTGGTTGATACTTGCTCGTTCTGCGAGAGTACATATTCCCCCCGTCTATCCTTCTGACTGGATTGAAGATGTCTTCATCACCGTCAACTTTGAAGAAGATTTACGTGGCAAAACTCAATACGAACTCGTTCCACCCGCCAAGAAAGTTGCAACCGCTGCAAATGGTGTAAATGGCAACCCCATCTACGACCAAATCTTTGGCTTAGCCGAATCTGCTGAAGCACAACGCGTTGCTGGTTCTCTGTTCGGTTCCATGCAACAAGTACCAGGTTCTGCACGCCCCGAACAAGCCATCAGTTCCTACATATTCCCCTCTGGTGTAGGTGCCTGGGCAGTTCCTACCGCGTCAGGTTTAACCATGTCCGGTGTGGGAATGTCAGGTGTTGGCTTCTCAGCTTCCGCCGTACCAGTGCGTCCCCGCAAGTTCTGGTTAATAGCCGATGCTGAATTGATTGTTTACGGTGCAACTGAACCCGATGCTACCGTAACCATTGGCGGCCGTCCAATTAAACTGAATCCAGATGGTACATTCCGCTTCCAAATGTCCTTCCAAGATGGTTTAATTGACTATCCAATTTTGGCTGTGGCTGCTGATGGTGAACAAACTCGGTCAATTCACATGAAATTTAACCGTGAAACACCATCCCGGAATACTAACACCAAAGAAGATGCTGTTCTAGAATGGCTTTCTTAA
- a CDS encoding PAS domain-containing protein, which yields MTNLILVVDDDHLMRMYLCELLKEAGYQVVEASNGLEAIATCTRLHPDIVLLDVMMPQMDGFDCCAQLQALPDGKDTPVLMITAFDDRASVEKAFAVGATDLITKPIQWTVLRQRLRRLLEAHRTKQELQQQTAQAQLREAQLKIALESAGMSIWNWDILTNKITYSGNLEALFGWEKGTFNDTYDAFLNRVHPQDRDLVRRSHQQAIRDGVEYDIEFRVTLPDASIRYLGSKGVVCRDASSVAVGMSAIDIDITKRKQTEEMLEVHANQQAMVAELSQIALAGTDLTTLMNLCVNIVAQCLKVDYCKVLELLPNGNALLLRAGVGWQPGLVGNATVNALMNSQAGYTLLSSSPVIVDDLRTETRFNGPPLLHDHQVVSGISVVIHGKERPFGVLGAHTTRHQTFTKDEIYFLQSIANVLATAIERQRVENALKESEERCQLVLRGNNDGIWDWNVQNNQVFFSTRWKEMLGYEEDEISHDLDEWATRVHPDDMGFVRKAIADHFAKITPFFISEHRIRCKDGTYKWVLNRGQAVWDENGDVVRMTSCHTDITERKLAEEQLRQSEERFQIVGRASNDILWDWDLQTDEVWWNQAVQTLLGYSIEQIRFDVNWWYEQIHPDDRQRIGSETVALINSGEKFWSNEYRFRRGNGSYAYVFDRGYIIDDHTGKPVRMIGAMMDISEKQAALQERNRAQAELQRQNMRSRLFANIALKIRQSLQIDEILQTSVVEVQKLLLADRVLILRLEPNGSFIALQEAVVPGLPVVMGQQITDFCFRDDYIERYRQGRISSIRDTREADIQPCHFEFLQRFAIKANLVVPIFLKNQLWGLLIAHQCAHPREWTSWEIELLQQLADQIGIALAQSQILEQETRQRQELARSNKELQEFAFVASHDLQEPLRKIKTFGDRLKATCGDALTEQGRDYLERMQNAATRMQTLVEDLLTLSRVTTRAQPFVTVNLANIAQEVLSDLEVYVQQTGASIEIGELPTIKADPLQMRQLLQNLIGNALKFHRPQVPPAIKIYGNILNNQANNISNDSHICQIVVEDNGIGFEEKYLDRIFNVFQRLHSNTEYNGTGIGLAICRKITERHHGTIAAQSQPGQGSKFFVTLSVNSHP from the coding sequence ATGACTAACCTGATTCTGGTTGTAGACGACGACCATTTAATGCGAATGTATCTGTGTGAGCTATTGAAAGAAGCAGGGTATCAGGTGGTAGAAGCGAGTAACGGTTTAGAGGCGATCGCTACCTGTACTCGCCTACACCCAGATATAGTACTGTTGGATGTGATGATGCCACAGATGGATGGATTTGACTGCTGTGCCCAACTGCAAGCACTTCCTGATGGCAAAGACACACCAGTGTTAATGATTACCGCTTTTGACGATCGGGCATCTGTGGAAAAAGCTTTTGCTGTGGGTGCAACCGATCTGATTACTAAGCCGATTCAATGGACGGTACTACGTCAAAGATTGCGCCGTCTTCTGGAAGCTCATCGTACTAAGCAGGAATTACAACAACAAACTGCCCAGGCACAACTGCGGGAAGCACAGCTGAAGATAGCATTAGAGTCTGCTGGCATGAGCATTTGGAACTGGGATATTCTGACTAACAAAATTACTTACTCAGGTAACCTAGAAGCACTTTTTGGCTGGGAAAAAGGCACTTTTAACGACACCTATGATGCTTTTCTCAACCGCGTTCATCCCCAAGACCGGGATTTAGTCAGGCGATCGCATCAGCAGGCTATTAGGGATGGGGTAGAATATGACATCGAATTTCGAGTCACTTTGCCTGATGCTAGCATTCGCTATTTAGGAAGCAAAGGAGTTGTCTGCCGGGATGCGTCCTCTGTGGCTGTGGGAATGTCTGCGATAGACATAGACATCACCAAGCGCAAGCAAACAGAGGAAATGCTAGAAGTTCATGCTAATCAGCAGGCGATGGTGGCAGAACTCAGTCAAATAGCCCTAGCTGGTACAGACTTGACTACACTGATGAATTTATGCGTCAACATCGTCGCCCAATGCCTAAAAGTTGACTATTGTAAAGTTTTAGAACTACTGCCAAATGGTAATGCATTACTGCTACGGGCTGGAGTAGGTTGGCAGCCTGGCTTGGTGGGAAACGCTACCGTCAACGCTCTGATGAACTCACAAGCTGGCTATACCCTGCTTTCTAGCAGCCCGGTGATTGTCGATGACCTGCGAACCGAAACCCGATTCAATGGGCCACCGCTGCTGCATGACCATCAAGTCGTGAGCGGGATTAGTGTAGTGATTCATGGCAAAGAGCGTCCTTTTGGTGTTTTAGGGGCACACACAACCAGACACCAGACCTTTACTAAAGATGAAATTTATTTTCTCCAATCTATTGCTAATGTTTTAGCTACTGCTATTGAGCGTCAACGGGTGGAAAACGCACTCAAAGAAAGCGAAGAACGTTGTCAGTTAGTGCTGCGGGGTAATAATGATGGTATTTGGGACTGGAACGTTCAAAATAATCAAGTATTTTTTTCAACTCGCTGGAAGGAAATGCTTGGTTACGAAGAAGATGAAATTTCCCATGATTTAGATGAATGGGCAACACGAGTCCATCCAGATGATATGGGATTTGTCAGAAAAGCGATCGCCGATCACTTTGCCAAAATTACCCCGTTTTTCATCAGCGAACATCGAATTCGGTGTAAAGATGGCACTTACAAATGGGTTTTGAATCGCGGTCAGGCAGTCTGGGACGAAAATGGTGATGTAGTGCGGATGACAAGTTGTCATACTGACATCACTGAACGTAAATTAGCAGAAGAACAATTGCGTCAGAGCGAAGAACGTTTCCAGATAGTTGGGCGTGCTAGTAATGATATTTTATGGGACTGGGATTTGCAGACTGATGAGGTGTGGTGGAATCAAGCTGTACAGACACTCCTTGGTTACTCCATAGAGCAAATAAGATTTGACGTTAATTGGTGGTATGAACAAATACATCCAGACGACAGGCAGAGAATCGGCTCGGAAACGGTTGCACTTATAAATAGCGGTGAAAAATTCTGGTCAAATGAATACCGCTTTCGCCGCGGCAACGGTTCTTATGCCTACGTTTTCGATCGCGGTTATATTATCGATGACCACACAGGTAAGCCAGTGCGAATGATCGGCGCAATGATGGATATTAGCGAAAAGCAAGCCGCGCTACAGGAACGCAACCGCGCCCAAGCAGAATTACAACGCCAAAATATGCGATCGCGCCTCTTCGCTAATATCGCCCTGAAAATTCGTCAATCTTTACAAATCGATGAAATTCTGCAAACCAGCGTCGTAGAGGTGCAAAAGCTACTGCTTGCCGACCGTGTATTAATCTTGCGCCTAGAGCCAAATGGCTCTTTTATCGCGCTTCAAGAAGCAGTAGTTCCGGGTTTACCTGTTGTTATGGGACAACAAATTACTGATTTTTGCTTTCGTGACGATTACATCGAGCGTTACCGGCAAGGGCGAATTAGTTCCATTAGGGACACCAGGGAAGCTGATATCCAACCTTGCCACTTTGAATTCCTGCAACGATTTGCCATCAAAGCCAACCTTGTAGTCCCGATTTTCCTGAAAAATCAACTCTGGGGGCTGTTAATTGCTCATCAGTGTGCCCATCCCCGTGAGTGGACGAGCTGGGAAATTGAACTTTTGCAACAGCTGGCAGATCAAATAGGCATTGCTTTAGCTCAAAGCCAAATTCTAGAACAAGAAACTCGCCAGCGGCAAGAACTCGCCCGTTCCAATAAAGAATTGCAAGAATTTGCATTTGTCGCCTCCCATGATTTGCAAGAGCCACTGCGTAAGATTAAAACCTTTGGCGATCGCCTCAAAGCTACCTGCGGTGACGCATTAACCGAACAGGGACGTGATTACTTAGAACGAATGCAGAATGCCGCCACCAGAATGCAGACATTGGTTGAAGACTTGCTGACACTTTCACGAGTTACTACCAGGGCCCAGCCTTTTGTAACAGTAAATCTCGCCAACATTGCCCAAGAGGTATTGTCTGATTTAGAAGTGTATGTCCAGCAAACTGGGGCAAGTATCGAAATCGGGGAGTTACCCACCATTAAAGCCGATCCTCTACAGATGCGGCAATTACTACAAAATCTCATCGGTAATGCCCTGAAATTCCACCGCCCACAAGTACCACCTGCGATCAAAATTTATGGTAATATTTTAAACAATCAAGCAAATAACATATCTAATGATTCTCACATTTGTCAAATCGTTGTAGAGGATAACGGCATTGGTTTTGAAGAAAAATATCTCGATCGGATTTTTAATGTTTTTCAACGCTTGCATAGTAATACTGAATACAACGGAACTGGCATAGGTTTAGCTATCTGCCGAAAAATTACCGAGCGTCATCATGGAACGATCGCAGCCCAAAGTCAACCAGGGCAAGGATCAAAGTTTTTTGTCACATTATCAGTTAATTCCCATCCTTAA
- a CDS encoding TRC40/GET3/ArsA family transport-energizing ATPase yields the protein MRVILMTGKGGVGKTSVAAATGLRCAELGYQTLVLSTDPAHSLADSFDMEMGHAPRKIRPNLWGAELDALQELEGNWGAVKRYITQVLQARGLEGVQAEELAILPGMDEIFGLVRMKRHYDEGEFDVLIIDSAPTGTALRLLSLPEVGGWYMRRFYKPFQNISVALRPLVEPLFRPIAGFSLPDKEVMDAPYEFYEQIEALEKVLTDNTQTSVRLVTNPEKMVIKESLRAHAYLSLYNVATDLVVANRIIPREVQDPFFQRWKESQEQYRQEIHDNFHPLPVKEVPLFSEEMCGLASLERLKETLYKDEDPTQVYYKETTIRVVQEQNQYSLELYLPGIPKSQVQLSKTGDELNITIGNHRRNLVLPQALAALQPAGAKMEDDYLKISFAPM from the coding sequence ATGCGTGTAATTTTAATGACTGGTAAAGGCGGCGTGGGTAAAACCTCTGTTGCTGCTGCAACTGGACTCCGTTGTGCAGAATTAGGCTATCAGACGTTGGTTTTAAGTACAGATCCCGCCCACTCCCTGGCAGACAGTTTTGACATGGAAATGGGACATGCACCCCGAAAAATTCGCCCAAATTTGTGGGGTGCAGAATTAGACGCACTGCAAGAACTAGAGGGAAACTGGGGTGCTGTGAAACGTTATATTACCCAAGTTTTACAAGCAAGGGGTTTAGAAGGAGTACAAGCGGAAGAATTGGCAATTTTACCAGGCATGGATGAGATTTTTGGCTTGGTAAGGATGAAACGCCACTACGATGAAGGTGAGTTTGATGTCTTGATTATCGACTCAGCCCCCACTGGGACAGCACTGCGCTTGCTGAGTTTACCTGAAGTCGGCGGCTGGTATATGCGCCGCTTTTACAAACCATTTCAAAACATCTCGGTGGCACTCCGGCCTTTGGTTGAACCTCTTTTTAGACCGATCGCTGGTTTTTCGCTACCAGATAAAGAGGTAATGGATGCGCCTTATGAATTTTATGAACAAATTGAAGCTTTGGAAAAAGTATTAACAGACAATACTCAAACTTCAGTGCGTCTTGTGACTAATCCCGAAAAAATGGTGATCAAAGAATCTCTCCGTGCCCATGCTTATTTGAGTTTATATAATGTTGCTACAGATTTAGTTGTGGCTAATCGCATTATTCCCAGAGAGGTACAAGACCCATTTTTTCAACGTTGGAAGGAAAGTCAGGAGCAATATCGCCAGGAAATTCATGATAATTTCCACCCTCTACCTGTGAAAGAAGTTCCGCTATTCTCTGAAGAGATGTGCGGATTGGCTTCATTAGAACGTTTGAAAGAAACGCTTTATAAAGATGAAGATCCAACTCAGGTTTATTACAAAGAAACGACTATTAGAGTCGTGCAAGAGCAAAATCAATACAGTTTAGAACTTTACTTACCTGGTATTCCTAAAAGCCAGGTTCAACTGAGTAAGACTGGGGACGAATTGAATATTACTATTGGCAATCATCGTCGTAACTTAGTTTTGCCGCAAGCCTTAGCAGCACTACAACCAGCAGGAGCAAAGATGGAAGATGACTATCTGAAAATCAGCTTTGCTCCAATGTAA
- a CDS encoding response regulator, with translation MKGRETNVTILMADDDEDDGVLVREALAESQLPIELYIVGNGEELMDYLYHRGRYADNTRKPHPGLILLDLNMPKKGGLEALKEIKTDPQLRRIPVVMLSTSSAQEDIYNTYDLGANSFIIKPVTFTSLVEVMKTLGKYWFEIVQLPAEAMGDKHGQQPHQSSVR, from the coding sequence GTGAAGGGTCGAGAAACAAACGTCACAATTTTAATGGCTGATGATGATGAAGACGACGGCGTGTTAGTTCGTGAGGCCTTGGCAGAAAGTCAATTGCCAATTGAACTATACATCGTTGGTAATGGTGAAGAGTTGATGGATTATTTATACCACCGTGGTCGATATGCTGACAACACCAGGAAACCGCATCCAGGGTTGATTTTGTTAGATTTGAATATGCCGAAAAAAGGCGGTCTTGAGGCGCTCAAAGAAATCAAAACTGACCCACAACTGCGGCGAATTCCTGTTGTCATGCTGTCAACATCAAGTGCCCAAGAAGATATATATAATACCTACGATTTGGGTGCGAACTCTTTCATCATTAAGCCAGTGACTTTTACCTCATTAGTTGAGGTGATGAAGACTCTAGGAAAATACTGGTTTGAAATTGTGCAACTGCCAGCAGAAGCAATGGGAGACAAACATGGACAACAGCCCCATCAAAGTTCTGTTCGTTGA